In Conger conger chromosome 12, fConCon1.1, whole genome shotgun sequence, one DNA window encodes the following:
- the dync2i2 gene encoding WD repeat-containing protein 34 isoform X2 produces the protein MNMSMEPGSTTKRGCQTVPLETAETGAQAVRSSECGTQTEPEEPLTGQYLPDCGDLPDPPGLMDFLQRVEETVVKELVKNARSHAFDGFQVNWEERHDTVSCVHRLHHRDAQDRGLQASCLSWSCTGSVIACGFGRVDDGDWSTERAFVCTWNLERRGMDPGRPDLVIDTASPVMCLAFHPSQPSRIAGGLYSGEVVVWDTSRSQDLILAQTGMSEDAHRDPVYQVHWVPAGRRGEWAVLSGGSGGRVMLWSVGEDGRLALSSGYALLRQQLPHSGTLGKVRGSGCVGVTSLALSPWDPDVFLVGSEGGLLLKCSFSARTPAATATRVTSEGEGVALLAPARFSFSPRCGPVHTLHCSPFHRNLFLSAGTDGLAHLHSLLQPDPLLSLRVCDSYVFAVRWSPTRPLLFAAATAQGTVQIFQLDQRSLRPVASIDQATGGRPTYCLEFNPQQPGLLASGSADGSVHVWRLSAELTEQEPRETAQLEQLANELAE, from the exons atgaaCATGAGCATGGAGCCTGGATCTACAACAAAG CGAGGCTGTCAGACGGTACCCTTGGAGACGGCCGAGACGGGAGCTCAAGCGGTGCGCAGCTCCGAATGCGGAACACAGACGGAACCAGAGGAGCCGCTCACGGGCCAGTACCTCCCTGACTGCGGAGACCTCCCGGACCCGCCCGGACTCATGGACTTCCTGCAGCGAGTTGAGGAGACGGTGGTGAAAGAGCTGGTTAAGAATGCTCGGAGTCACGCTTTCGACGGTTTCCAAGTGAACTGGGAGGAGAGGCACGACACG gTGTCCTGTGTCCATCGTCTTCACCACCGTGACGCGCAGGACAGAGGGCTGCAGGCCAGCTGCCTGTCCTGGAGCTGCACTGGCTCGGTCATCGCCTGTGGCTTCGGCCG GGTGGATGACGGGGACTGGAGCACGGAGAGGGCGTTCGTCTGCACCTGGAACCTGGAGCGCCGAGGCATGGACCCTGGACGTCCCGACCTGGTCATAGACACCGCCTCCCCTGTGATGTGCCTGGCCTTCCACCCATCCCAGCCCTCCCGCATCGCAG GGGGTCTGTACAGCGGGGAGGTGGTGGTTTGGGACACCAGTCGATCTCAGGACCTCATTCTGGCCCAGACAGGCATGTCTGAGGACGCCCATAGGGACCCTGTCTATCAG gTGCACTGGGTCCCAGCGGGCCGCAGAGGGGAGTGGGCGGTGCTGAGTGGGGGTTCAGGGGGCAGGGTGATGCTGTGGAGTGTGGGGGAGGACGGCAGGCTGGCGCTCAGCTCCGGATACGCTCTGCTCCGCCAGCAGCTGCCCCACAGCGGCACGCTGGGCAAG gtgcggGGCAGTGGCTGCGTGGGCGTGACGTCCCTGGCGCTCTCTCCCTGGGACCCGGACGTCTTCCTGGTGGGGTCTGAGGGAGGCCTGCTGCTCAAATGCTCCTTCTCCGCCCGCACGCCGGCTGCCACGGCGACGCGCGTGACCTCAGAGGGAGAGGGCGTGGCCCTGCTTGCCCCCGCCCGTTTCTCCTTCTCCCCTCGCTGTGGGCCggtgcacacactgcactgctcccCCTtccacag gaacCTGTTCCTCAGCGCAGGGACCGACGGTCTGGCCCACCTGCACAGCCTGCTGCAGCCGGATCCTCTGCTGTCTCTGCGCGTGTGCGACTCGTACGTGTTCGCCGTGCGCTGGTCTCCCACACGCCCCCTGCTGTTCGCCGCCGCCACTGCACAAG GCACCGTGCAGATCTTCCAGCTGGACCAGAGGTCCCTGCGCCCTGTCGCCTCCATTGACCAGGCCACTGGGGGGCGCCCCACCTACTGCCTGGAGTTCAACCCCCAGCAGCCCGGCCTCCTGGCCTCCGGGAGCGCCGACGGCTCCGTGCACGTGTGGCGCCTGAGCGCAGAGCTCACGGAACAGGAGCCCCGCGAGACTGCGCAGCTGGAGCAGCTGGCCAATGAGCTGGCAGAGTGA
- the dync2i2 gene encoding WD repeat-containing protein 34 isoform X1: protein MFTDETLETVGTESSWRKSNQSEHDSRGCQTVPLETAETGAQAVRSSECGTQTEPEEPLTGQYLPDCGDLPDPPGLMDFLQRVEETVVKELVKNARSHAFDGFQVNWEERHDTVSCVHRLHHRDAQDRGLQASCLSWSCTGSVIACGFGRVDDGDWSTERAFVCTWNLERRGMDPGRPDLVIDTASPVMCLAFHPSQPSRIAGGLYSGEVVVWDTSRSQDLILAQTGMSEDAHRDPVYQVHWVPAGRRGEWAVLSGGSGGRVMLWSVGEDGRLALSSGYALLRQQLPHSGTLGKVRGSGCVGVTSLALSPWDPDVFLVGSEGGLLLKCSFSARTPAATATRVTSEGEGVALLAPARFSFSPRCGPVHTLHCSPFHRNLFLSAGTDGLAHLHSLLQPDPLLSLRVCDSYVFAVRWSPTRPLLFAAATAQGTVQIFQLDQRSLRPVASIDQATGGRPTYCLEFNPQQPGLLASGSADGSVHVWRLSAELTEQEPRETAQLEQLANELAE from the exons CGAGGCTGTCAGACGGTACCCTTGGAGACGGCCGAGACGGGAGCTCAAGCGGTGCGCAGCTCCGAATGCGGAACACAGACGGAACCAGAGGAGCCGCTCACGGGCCAGTACCTCCCTGACTGCGGAGACCTCCCGGACCCGCCCGGACTCATGGACTTCCTGCAGCGAGTTGAGGAGACGGTGGTGAAAGAGCTGGTTAAGAATGCTCGGAGTCACGCTTTCGACGGTTTCCAAGTGAACTGGGAGGAGAGGCACGACACG gTGTCCTGTGTCCATCGTCTTCACCACCGTGACGCGCAGGACAGAGGGCTGCAGGCCAGCTGCCTGTCCTGGAGCTGCACTGGCTCGGTCATCGCCTGTGGCTTCGGCCG GGTGGATGACGGGGACTGGAGCACGGAGAGGGCGTTCGTCTGCACCTGGAACCTGGAGCGCCGAGGCATGGACCCTGGACGTCCCGACCTGGTCATAGACACCGCCTCCCCTGTGATGTGCCTGGCCTTCCACCCATCCCAGCCCTCCCGCATCGCAG GGGGTCTGTACAGCGGGGAGGTGGTGGTTTGGGACACCAGTCGATCTCAGGACCTCATTCTGGCCCAGACAGGCATGTCTGAGGACGCCCATAGGGACCCTGTCTATCAG gTGCACTGGGTCCCAGCGGGCCGCAGAGGGGAGTGGGCGGTGCTGAGTGGGGGTTCAGGGGGCAGGGTGATGCTGTGGAGTGTGGGGGAGGACGGCAGGCTGGCGCTCAGCTCCGGATACGCTCTGCTCCGCCAGCAGCTGCCCCACAGCGGCACGCTGGGCAAG gtgcggGGCAGTGGCTGCGTGGGCGTGACGTCCCTGGCGCTCTCTCCCTGGGACCCGGACGTCTTCCTGGTGGGGTCTGAGGGAGGCCTGCTGCTCAAATGCTCCTTCTCCGCCCGCACGCCGGCTGCCACGGCGACGCGCGTGACCTCAGAGGGAGAGGGCGTGGCCCTGCTTGCCCCCGCCCGTTTCTCCTTCTCCCCTCGCTGTGGGCCggtgcacacactgcactgctcccCCTtccacag gaacCTGTTCCTCAGCGCAGGGACCGACGGTCTGGCCCACCTGCACAGCCTGCTGCAGCCGGATCCTCTGCTGTCTCTGCGCGTGTGCGACTCGTACGTGTTCGCCGTGCGCTGGTCTCCCACACGCCCCCTGCTGTTCGCCGCCGCCACTGCACAAG GCACCGTGCAGATCTTCCAGCTGGACCAGAGGTCCCTGCGCCCTGTCGCCTCCATTGACCAGGCCACTGGGGGGCGCCCCACCTACTGCCTGGAGTTCAACCCCCAGCAGCCCGGCCTCCTGGCCTCCGGGAGCGCCGACGGCTCCGTGCACGTGTGGCGCCTGAGCGCAGAGCTCACGGAACAGGAGCCCCGCGAGACTGCGCAGCTGGAGCAGCTGGCCAATGAGCTGGCAGAGTGA